In a genomic window of Spirochaetota bacterium:
- a CDS encoding XTP/dITP diphosphatase — protein sequence MEIVVATRNKGKMKEIMAYGLPSITFASLENYFTIGDIEETGSTFEENALIKARYVCKVTGLPALADDSGLIVDALNGEPGVYSARYGNLKTDEERYMLLLQKMNTVPDHKRTARFVCVMALVFPDGREYIEQGVCEGFITKEPLGDQGFGYDPVFYLPEFGKTMAQLPLEVKNSISHRAQALKKIKNVLEKIVRE from the coding sequence ATGGAAATTGTAGTTGCTACACGCAATAAGGGAAAAATGAAAGAAATAATGGCGTATGGACTGCCATCAATAACGTTCGCCTCGCTTGAAAACTATTTTACCATAGGAGATATAGAAGAAACAGGCTCAACGTTTGAGGAGAATGCGTTAATAAAAGCAAGATATGTATGTAAGGTGACCGGTTTACCTGCACTTGCAGATGATTCGGGGCTGATCGTGGATGCGTTAAATGGTGAACCGGGAGTGTATTCTGCACGTTATGGCAACCTGAAAACAGATGAAGAAAGGTATATGCTGCTGTTACAAAAAATGAATACAGTTCCAGACCATAAGCGTACAGCGCGCTTTGTGTGTGTAATGGCACTAGTTTTTCCTGATGGCAGGGAATATATTGAACAAGGGGTGTGTGAAGGTTTTATTACAAAAGAACCTTTAGGTGATCAGGGTTTTGGATATGATCCTGTTTTTTATTTACCGGAGTTTGGGAAAACTATGGCACAGCTACCTCTGGAGGTGAAAAATTCAATCAGCCATCGTGCTCAAGCCTTGAAAAAGATAAAGAATGTATTAGAAAAAATTGTGAGGGAATAA
- the glgC gene encoding glucose-1-phosphate adenylyltransferase, which translates to MELQQALKKTLVFILAGGQGERLYPLTKDRSKPSVHFAGTYRIIDFSLSNCINSDLSRIIVLTQYKSLSLDRHIKTAWNLYFRESGNFIDVVPPQQRYDENWYLGTADAIFQNIYIIEHQKPHYTVILSGDHIYKMDYRKMLKYHIQKNADMTIAACEMPIEEAKRFGVLVTDSSLRVVGFEEKPANPKPVPGKPDVAFVSMGIYIFTTEKLVRYVSDDHKLDSTKDFGKDIIPRIFATERVFAYDYVANEGERAYWRDIGTIASYYEAHKDIISVTPILNLYDKEWPIRTYMEQWPPAKFVHNEEGRRGIAINSLIANGAIISGGYVEESVISPGVKVNSYSEVRGSIIMHGTTVGRHAKIKNAIIDKDNHIPENMHIGYNLEEDKRHFTVTPEGIVVIPKGYLQ; encoded by the coding sequence ATGGAACTGCAGCAGGCACTGAAAAAAACCCTTGTTTTTATCCTTGCCGGTGGGCAGGGCGAGCGCCTTTACCCTTTAACTAAAGACAGGTCAAAGCCCTCTGTCCATTTTGCAGGCACCTACCGAATTATTGATTTTTCATTGAGTAATTGTATCAATTCTGATTTGAGCCGTATTATAGTGCTGACTCAATACAAATCTTTATCGCTTGACCGCCATATTAAAACAGCATGGAATCTTTATTTCAGGGAGTCGGGAAATTTTATTGATGTTGTCCCACCACAGCAGCGCTATGACGAAAACTGGTATCTGGGGACTGCAGATGCCATATTTCAGAATATATATATCATCGAACATCAAAAACCTCATTATACAGTGATACTATCCGGTGATCATATCTACAAAATGGACTATCGAAAAATGCTTAAATATCATATCCAGAAAAATGCAGATATGACTATTGCCGCATGCGAGATGCCAATAGAAGAAGCCAAGCGCTTTGGAGTTCTTGTAACCGATAGCTCCTTACGGGTAGTTGGTTTTGAAGAAAAACCTGCAAACCCAAAACCAGTCCCCGGAAAACCTGACGTTGCATTTGTTTCCATGGGAATTTATATTTTCACAACTGAAAAACTTGTTCGCTACGTATCTGACGATCATAAGCTGGATAGCACAAAAGACTTTGGTAAAGATATTATCCCGCGTATTTTTGCAACCGAGCGCGTGTTTGCTTACGACTACGTTGCCAACGAAGGAGAGCGCGCTTATTGGCGCGATATAGGTACTATCGCCTCATACTATGAAGCCCATAAGGATATCATATCAGTAACACCCATTCTTAACCTGTATGATAAGGAATGGCCTATTCGTACTTATATGGAACAGTGGCCTCCGGCAAAATTTGTCCACAATGAAGAAGGAAGAAGAGGCATTGCAATCAATTCACTCATAGCCAATGGTGCTATCATAAGCGGTGGATATGTGGAAGAATCGGTTATATCACCCGGTGTAAAAGTTAACAGCTATTCAGAAGTTAGAGGAAGCATTATTATGCATGGGACAACTGTTGGGAGGCATGCTAAAATAAAAAATGCTATCATTGATAAAGATAACCATATACCTGAAAATATGCACATTGGCTACAACCTAGAAGAAGACAAAAGGCACTTTACAGTAACCCCTGAAGGTATTGTTGTAATACCCAAAGGCTATCTGCAATAA
- a CDS encoding response regulator, with the protein MKKILIVEDEQHQRELYAMELQEEGYDVDQAANGKEAVDKVKANKYDCVVLDIRMPEMDGIEALGKILSRDKKVPIIIYTAYSNYKSNFMTWTADAYITKSSNLKELKDKIKELVSARS; encoded by the coding sequence ATGAAAAAAATACTGATTGTTGAAGATGAACAGCATCAACGCGAACTGTATGCAATGGAACTCCAGGAAGAAGGATATGACGTTGACCAGGCAGCAAATGGGAAGGAAGCGGTGGATAAAGTCAAAGCTAATAAATATGATTGTGTAGTGCTAGATATTCGCATGCCCGAAATGGATGGCATTGAAGCACTGGGAAAAATCCTATCACGTGATAAAAAGGTCCCCATTATTATCTATACTGCATATTCCAATTATAAAAGCAATTTTATGACCTGGACAGCAGATGCGTATATTACAAAGTCATCCAATTTAAAAGAACTAAAAGATAAAATCAAAGAACTGGTATCAGCACGAAGCTAA
- a CDS encoding ATP-binding protein, with product MKQKVLQYFAITLFITVICCSILISILLNFIAPYSFIFYLTILCTILLIFLFVFTIKIHKNLFEDQIKTLYSIIENFKKGIFQHSDEKIIKDGPFGGLYTQLLTASRNIENIIKSQKSEIEKLRELYTNMMFSMNAYIVVIDLNNTIIFTNDSFLNKFQYTPLEVTGKNISEIFYFLTGTVLQAIDEIKKSHESIVLEKAHLISNNRISVIVNIKLSYMISNNEPQIIMVMDDVTSKTKRDYQISLITRLSEQIQKDDVLDHVLRTILTAVTSGTGLGFNRAMLFLKDEKNNVLYGRMAVGPDTLEEAFSIWSSLSPQKDKEILSRGLNGDDIHGKKLKEKVEHASFDLNEHTIFTEAFTSGEPIHVQDAYRDHRLNDEIRSFMDVNEFVVVPLIALNKTIGIIIADNKFNQMPITQDNVDLLTVFAYQAALSIESYNNLELLKKEMEKIKQRQEAIVESEKLAAIGRIASHIAHEIRNPLVTVGGYSRRIFQDASENPPNVQKIKKAAQIIMTETERLEKILANVMDFTRPSPFLLRFNNINEIIKDTASLLSNLFQERRVELSLQLQEVPLIKSDFNQMKQVMLNLLQNALDATPPYGVVEVKTYADDKYVYIEVSDTGTGINEENINIIFEPFYTTKTTGVGLGLAIVKKIVVDHNGEIKVANKERGAVFTISIPLP from the coding sequence ATGAAACAAAAGGTACTACAGTATTTTGCCATAACACTTTTCATAACAGTTATATGTTGTAGCATACTTATTTCTATTTTATTGAACTTCATTGCACCATACTCATTTATATTTTATTTAACTATACTCTGTACTATTTTGTTAATTTTTCTTTTTGTTTTTACCATAAAAATACATAAAAACCTCTTTGAAGATCAGATTAAAACATTATACTCAATAATTGAAAACTTTAAAAAAGGGATATTCCAGCATAGTGATGAAAAGATAATTAAGGATGGCCCCTTTGGAGGGCTCTATACACAGTTACTAACAGCTTCAAGAAATATTGAAAACATCATTAAATCACAAAAAAGCGAAATTGAAAAGCTCAGAGAACTGTATACTAACATGATGTTTTCAATGAATGCTTACATAGTTGTGATTGATTTAAATAATACTATCATTTTTACCAATGACTCATTTTTAAATAAATTTCAATACACTCCGCTTGAAGTAACAGGCAAAAATATCTCTGAAATTTTTTATTTTTTAACAGGTACTGTATTACAGGCCATTGACGAGATAAAAAAAAGTCATGAATCAATAGTACTGGAAAAAGCTCACCTTATATCTAATAACCGTATCTCCGTTATTGTCAATATTAAATTGTCGTATATGATTTCAAACAATGAGCCTCAAATAATTATGGTAATGGATGATGTGACAAGCAAAACAAAGCGCGACTACCAGATATCGCTCATTACACGGTTATCAGAACAAATACAAAAAGACGACGTGTTAGATCACGTATTGCGTACTATATTAACTGCTGTAACATCCGGTACAGGACTTGGATTCAATCGTGCTATGCTTTTTTTAAAGGATGAAAAAAATAATGTCCTCTATGGACGAATGGCTGTTGGGCCGGATACTCTTGAAGAGGCATTTTCCATCTGGAGCAGTTTGAGCCCTCAAAAAGATAAAGAAATTTTAAGCAGAGGATTAAATGGTGATGACATCCATGGCAAAAAGTTAAAGGAAAAAGTAGAACATGCTTCTTTTGATTTAAATGAACACACTATTTTCACTGAAGCATTTACATCAGGTGAACCCATTCATGTCCAAGATGCGTACAGAGACCATCGTTTGAATGATGAAATACGATCATTCATGGACGTGAATGAATTTGTTGTTGTTCCTCTTATTGCTTTGAATAAAACTATTGGCATTATCATAGCTGATAACAAATTCAATCAAATGCCAATTACCCAGGATAATGTTGATCTTTTAACTGTATTTGCCTATCAGGCAGCATTATCTATAGAAAGCTATAACAACCTGGAGCTTCTTAAAAAAGAAATGGAAAAAATAAAACAGCGCCAAGAAGCCATAGTTGAATCGGAAAAACTGGCTGCCATTGGCCGTATCGCATCACACATTGCTCACGAAATTAGAAATCCTCTTGTGACTGTTGGTGGATACTCACGCAGGATATTCCAGGATGCTAGTGAAAATCCACCTAATGTACAAAAAATAAAAAAAGCTGCACAGATAATAATGACCGAAACCGAGCGGCTTGAAAAAATTCTTGCAAATGTAATGGATTTCACCAGGCCATCTCCTTTTCTGCTGCGGTTTAATAATATCAATGAAATAATCAAAGATACTGCTTCACTGCTTTCCAATCTTTTCCAGGAAAGGCGCGTGGAGCTATCGCTACAACTTCAGGAAGTACCATTAATCAAATCCGATTTTAACCAGATGAAGCAGGTAATGCTCAATCTCTTGCAAAATGCTTTGGACGCAACTCCACCTTACGGTGTGGTGGAAGTTAAAACGTATGCAGATGACAAATATGTGTACATCGAAGTCAGCGATACAGGTACGGGAATAAATGAAGAAAATATTAATATAATATTTGAACCTTTTTATACAACAAAGACTACTGGAGTTGGTCTTGGCCTTGCAATTGTAAAAAAAATTGTAGTTGATCATAACGGGGAAATAAAAGTAGCTAATAAAGAAAGGGGAGCTGTATTTACAATTTCAATACCTCTGCCATAA
- the nth gene encoding endonuclease III — MIDRATSKKIINILKKHYQIVPPLRYNNLYQLCVAVVLSAQTTDNQVNMVTPSLFTIYPDFASLAQADIHDVEKIIKPTGFYHNKARHIITLARTIIDTFNGVVPGTREDLMKLPGVGRKSANVILAFGFGIPAIPVDTHVARVASRMGYAETRKPVEIEKKLMESIPRSNWIEVHLLFIYHGRTVCSARNPKCSSCPVILYCRYENKNL; from the coding sequence ATGATTGACAGAGCAACATCAAAAAAAATAATTAATATATTAAAGAAGCATTATCAGATTGTACCTCCATTGCGGTATAATAATTTATACCAGTTGTGTGTTGCAGTAGTGTTGTCTGCACAGACTACAGATAATCAGGTTAATATGGTTACACCTTCACTTTTTACCATATATCCTGATTTTGCTTCGCTTGCACAGGCAGATATACATGATGTTGAAAAAATTATTAAGCCTACAGGATTTTATCACAACAAAGCAAGACATATTATTACACTGGCAAGGACCATCATTGATACATTTAATGGTGTTGTTCCTGGTACGCGTGAAGATTTGATGAAATTGCCGGGGGTAGGAAGGAAATCAGCCAATGTTATATTGGCGTTTGGTTTTGGTATTCCGGCAATTCCTGTTGATACCCATGTGGCACGTGTTGCCAGCAGAATGGGCTATGCAGAAACAAGAAAGCCTGTAGAAATTGAAAAAAAATTAATGGAAAGCATTCCACGATCAAATTGGATTGAAGTGCATTTGCTGTTTATATATCATGGGAGAACAGTGTGTTCTGCTCGCAATCCTAAATGCAGCAGTTGCCCGGTTATTTTATATTGCCGGTATGAAAATAAAAATCTTTAA
- the prmC gene encoding peptide chain release factor N(5)-glutamine methyltransferase: MSDTIINNTIIHAIGNATKLLEDISATPRLDAEILMAHALGIERHKLFLFYKTIPKKSVITKFQRLLSRRLKSEPIAYIVGYKEFYSLPFKVNRHVLIPRPETELVVDCAIYYAPQHAHILDIGTGSGAIAIAIKYNRPDCLVWATDISANALSIAKKNATTILGKNKITFLQSNLFDSLPPMTFEIIVSNPPYINHETYTLLQKDIHYEPQEALVAPDNGFGIIRLILENAGNYLSDNGCVILEIGENLVTQIHECALRFNYSLSILNDYAGLPRIAIVKKISTSAKL, from the coding sequence ATGTCTGATACTATTATCAATAATACCATTATTCATGCTATTGGCAATGCCACAAAACTTCTTGAAGATATTTCAGCAACACCACGGCTTGATGCTGAAATTCTTATGGCGCATGCATTAGGTATTGAGCGCCATAAGCTTTTTCTATTCTACAAAACTATACCAAAAAAATCGGTAATTACAAAATTTCAGCGCTTGCTTTCTCGCCGATTAAAAAGTGAACCAATTGCATATATTGTAGGTTACAAAGAATTCTATTCACTACCTTTTAAAGTCAACCGCCATGTTCTAATACCACGTCCTGAAACAGAACTTGTAGTAGATTGTGCAATCTACTACGCACCACAACATGCACACATATTAGATATTGGGACAGGAAGTGGTGCCATAGCTATCGCCATAAAATATAACAGGCCAGATTGCTTAGTATGGGCAACAGATATATCAGCGAATGCATTATCTATCGCCAAAAAAAATGCCACAACTATTTTAGGTAAAAATAAAATAACCTTTTTGCAGAGTAATCTTTTTGATTCATTACCTCCAATGACATTTGAAATTATTGTAAGTAATCCACCCTATATAAATCACGAAACATATACACTGCTGCAAAAAGATATACACTATGAACCACAGGAAGCTCTTGTGGCACCCGATAATGGATTTGGAATTATCAGATTAATATTAGAAAATGCAGGTAATTATCTTTCTGATAACGGTTGCGTAATTTTAGAAATCGGTGAGAATTTAGTAACCCAAATACATGAATGTGCCCTACGTTTCAATTACTCTCTATCAATTCTTAACGATTATGCGGGATTACCCCGCATTGCAATTGTAAAAAAAATATCAACATCTGCGAAATTATGA